Proteins encoded within one genomic window of Amycolatopsis nigrescens CSC17Ta-90:
- a CDS encoding transcriptional regulator — translation MSVRLHDLAGAEHHDLERLLRTGPFEVAFRAAIRVRGLGLERLQQRLAADGFSISLATLSYWQTGRSRPERHDSLLTLSRLEELLGVPSGALAALLPPPRRRGRWLNTAATRPDLCALWPRPDRVEDAVSEVDTRWDERLTRISQHDRVIVGPERGERCFASRQVLRAEADGPDRWVVIVHLDEHDRPVPEIHALRHCRLGRTVARPADGLLVAELLFDRPLRRGETVVIEHELVNRAPYPLATNYERKFRLPVREYVLEVCFDPAAVPASCASYSRLDGKSEEVREAVLGGDCSMHSVALSFGPGCYGFRWDWDA, via the coding sequence ATGTCCGTTCGGTTGCACGACCTGGCCGGCGCCGAGCACCACGACCTCGAGCGGCTGCTCCGGACCGGCCCGTTCGAGGTCGCGTTCCGTGCCGCCATCCGGGTCAGGGGACTCGGCCTCGAACGCCTCCAGCAGCGGCTGGCCGCCGACGGGTTCTCGATCAGCCTGGCCACCCTGAGCTATTGGCAGACCGGCCGCAGCCGTCCCGAGCGCCATGACTCGCTGCTCACGCTGAGCAGGCTGGAGGAACTGCTCGGCGTGCCGTCCGGTGCGCTGGCCGCCCTGCTGCCCCCGCCGCGGCGGCGCGGGCGCTGGCTGAACACCGCCGCCACCCGGCCGGACCTGTGCGCGCTCTGGCCGCGTCCGGACCGGGTCGAGGACGCGGTCAGCGAGGTGGACACCCGCTGGGACGAGCGGCTGACCAGGATCAGCCAGCACGACCGGGTCATCGTCGGGCCGGAGCGCGGCGAGCGCTGCTTCGCGTCACGGCAGGTGCTGCGCGCCGAGGCGGACGGGCCCGACCGGTGGGTGGTCATCGTGCACCTGGACGAGCACGACCGGCCGGTGCCGGAGATCCACGCGCTGCGGCACTGCCGCCTCGGCCGCACCGTGGCCAGGCCCGCCGATGGGCTGCTGGTCGCCGAGCTGCTGTTCGACCGGCCGCTGCGGCGCGGGGAGACCGTGGTCATCGAGCACGAGCTGGTGAACCGGGCGCCGTACCCGCTGGCGACCAACTACGAGCGCAAGTTCCGGCTGCCGGTGCGCGAGTACGTGCTGGAGGTGTGCTTCGATCCGGCCGCGGTTCCGGCGTCCTGCGCGTCCTACTCGCGGCTCGACGGCAAGTCGGAGGAGGTGCGCGAGGCGGTGCTGGGCGGCGACTGCTCGATGCACTCGGTGGCACTGAGCTTCGGCCCGGGTTGCTACGGGTTTCGCTGGGACTGGGACGCCTAG
- a CDS encoding NAD(P)H-binding protein, which yields MILVTGASGGVGRLLVDRLAAEGAEVRAVTRDPAAAALPAEVETVVGDPARPGTIERHFRGVTALFLHPRAVAERAGEVVALARENGVRRVVALSAMNVDDELDAQPSRFAGDRNKEAEAAAVGSGLEWVSLRAGAFAGNSLRMWGAQIRAGDVIRGPYATFAEAPLHEGDLAAVAVRALLGDELLGRRPVLTGPHSLTHEEMIAVIGHVLGRTLSYQEIPPEVVLSAMVRNGHPEPFVKALMARYVREGGRPAQVSGEVEKILGRPARGFAEWVSDHASAFTS from the coding sequence ATGATCCTGGTTACCGGAGCGAGCGGTGGGGTCGGACGCCTGCTGGTCGATCGGCTCGCCGCCGAAGGTGCCGAGGTTCGCGCTGTCACTCGCGACCCGGCGGCGGCAGCGCTGCCCGCCGAGGTCGAGACCGTGGTGGGCGATCCGGCGCGGCCCGGCACGATCGAGCGTCATTTCCGCGGCGTCACGGCACTGTTCCTGCATCCCCGTGCGGTGGCGGAGCGTGCCGGCGAGGTGGTGGCGCTGGCAAGGGAAAACGGGGTGCGGCGGGTGGTGGCGCTGTCCGCGATGAACGTCGACGACGAGCTCGACGCACAGCCGTCCCGCTTCGCCGGGGACCGGAACAAGGAGGCCGAGGCGGCGGCCGTCGGCAGCGGCCTGGAGTGGGTGAGCCTGCGGGCCGGTGCCTTCGCCGGCAACTCCCTGCGCATGTGGGGCGCCCAGATCCGCGCCGGCGATGTCATCCGCGGGCCCTACGCGACCTTCGCCGAAGCGCCGCTGCACGAAGGCGATCTGGCCGCGGTCGCGGTCCGCGCGCTGCTCGGTGACGAGCTGCTGGGCAGGCGGCCGGTGCTGACCGGCCCGCACTCGCTCACCCACGAGGAGATGATCGCCGTCATCGGCCACGTGCTTGGCAGGACGCTGAGCTATCAGGAGATCCCGCCGGAGGTGGTGCTGTCCGCGATGGTGCGCAACGGCCATCCGGAGCCGTTCGTCAAGGCGCTGATGGCCAGGTATGTCCGGGAAGGCGGGCGGCCGGCGCAGGTCAGCGGCGAGGTGGAGAAGATCCTCGGCCGCCCCGCGCGCGGTTTCGCGGAATGGGTGAGCGACCATGCCAGCGCCTTCACCTCGTGA
- a CDS encoding acyl-CoA thioesterase produces the protein MVRPRWSDMDPFGHVNHANVVTLLEEARVPLLFDGALRAGLTELPKGIVVVRLAVRYRAPIVLAHEDVRVEITLRELKFASFTLDYRVHGGPSETDRLAVTAETVLAPYDVEQQRPRRLTEAEREFLAKQLDWQEPGDKSD, from the coding sequence ATGGTCCGGCCGCGCTGGTCGGACATGGACCCCTTCGGCCATGTCAACCACGCGAACGTGGTGACCCTGCTGGAAGAGGCCAGGGTCCCGCTGCTGTTCGACGGCGCGCTGCGCGCCGGGCTCACCGAGCTGCCCAAGGGCATCGTGGTGGTCCGGCTCGCGGTGCGCTACCGCGCGCCGATCGTGCTCGCGCACGAGGACGTGCGGGTGGAGATCACCCTGCGGGAGCTCAAGTTCGCCTCGTTCACCCTGGACTACCGTGTGCACGGTGGACCGTCCGAAACCGACCGGCTCGCGGTGACCGCGGAGACCGTGCTGGCCCCGTACGACGTCGAGCAGCAGCGGCCGCGCAGGCTGACCGAGGCTGAGCGCGAGTTCCTCGCGAAGCAACTGGACTGGCAGGAGCCGGGAGACAAGAGTGACTGA
- a CDS encoding S1 family peptidase has product MRKHGKTLSLFAVAVLTPAVVLQPAGYASAADGPPAAVVDGLVRDLGLSPAQAGDRLAQQDAAQAAARELGASTGEGRWFDERTGKLAVAVTDQATADRVRAAGAEAVPVGRDRHELDRLTAAVAALAADGASGATGWGVHPESNSVLVRVVPAAGTERFLAGITALGQGVRVERADSAPVRQAGDARPGDPWWPGGESNCSIGFPATDSGGGKHFVTAGHCTNDADQPAYGQANQQNRLGTSNVDGQHSVNAREGDMGVVAVTEPGWELSASVNTWGGPAVTVAGATEPLVNQAVCHSGNTSKWQCGKVTAVNQTIDYGSVVIEGLSTTTACSLGGDSGGAWLAGDEAVGLHSGGQSSCSPGGADDQSIFQPVTEALSKWSLSLYTGASSVD; this is encoded by the coding sequence ATGCGAAAACACGGCAAGACGCTCTCCCTGTTCGCCGTGGCGGTGCTGACCCCGGCCGTGGTGCTCCAGCCGGCCGGATACGCCTCGGCGGCGGACGGTCCCCCGGCCGCCGTAGTCGACGGGCTGGTCAGGGACCTGGGGCTCAGCCCCGCCCAGGCCGGTGACAGACTGGCACAGCAGGACGCCGCGCAGGCGGCCGCGCGGGAACTCGGCGCGTCCACCGGCGAGGGCCGCTGGTTCGACGAGCGGACCGGGAAACTCGCCGTCGCGGTCACCGACCAGGCCACCGCGGACCGGGTGCGGGCGGCCGGTGCGGAGGCGGTGCCGGTCGGCCGCGACCGGCACGAGCTCGACCGGCTGACCGCGGCGGTCGCCGCACTGGCCGCCGACGGCGCCTCCGGGGCGACCGGGTGGGGTGTGCATCCGGAGTCCAACAGCGTGCTGGTCAGGGTCGTGCCCGCGGCGGGCACCGAACGCTTCCTGGCCGGGATCACCGCGCTCGGCCAGGGGGTGCGGGTCGAGCGGGCGGACTCGGCGCCGGTGCGCCAGGCCGGTGACGCGCGGCCGGGCGATCCTTGGTGGCCGGGCGGCGAGTCCAACTGCTCGATCGGCTTTCCCGCGACGGATTCGGGCGGCGGCAAGCATTTCGTCACCGCCGGGCACTGCACGAACGACGCCGACCAGCCGGCGTACGGCCAGGCGAACCAGCAGAACCGGCTCGGCACGTCCAATGTGGATGGTCAGCACAGCGTGAACGCCAGGGAGGGCGACATGGGCGTGGTCGCGGTGACCGAGCCCGGCTGGGAGCTGTCCGCCTCGGTGAACACCTGGGGCGGCCCGGCGGTGACCGTTGCCGGCGCCACCGAGCCGCTGGTGAACCAGGCGGTGTGCCATTCCGGCAACACCTCGAAATGGCAGTGCGGCAAGGTGACCGCGGTGAACCAGACGATCGACTACGGCAGCGTGGTGATCGAAGGCCTGAGCACCACCACCGCCTGCTCGCTCGGCGGGGACTCCGGCGGCGCCTGGCTGGCCGGGGACGAGGCGGTCGGCCTGCATTCTGGCGGCCAGTCCTCGTGCAGCCCCGGCGGCGCGGACGACCAGTCGATCTTCCAGCCGGTGACCGAGGCATTGAGTAAATGGTCACTCAGTCTCTACACGGGAGCGAGTTCGGTCGACTAG
- a CDS encoding DUF305 domain-containing protein, translated as MRFWVAACSAVLLGVVLSGCSGEPAGPPEQQAPVIVPGAPGEEGTVLPDGKAAEQRPADLPNEVDVEYLTMMIPHHQQAVVMTDLVGGRAQDEQVRAIADRIAVSQGAEITMMSTWLSQHGKPVPGTGHDHGGGHDHSTMPGMATPAQLDALRAATGRDFDRQFLDLMIHHHEGAVTMAERQLAGGVQTRAQEMAQDVLTGQRAEIERMHALRAKL; from the coding sequence ATGAGGTTCTGGGTGGCCGCCTGCTCGGCCGTGCTGCTGGGCGTCGTGCTGTCCGGGTGCTCCGGCGAGCCCGCCGGGCCGCCGGAACAGCAGGCGCCGGTGATCGTTCCGGGCGCGCCCGGCGAGGAGGGCACGGTGCTGCCCGACGGCAAGGCCGCCGAGCAGCGGCCGGCGGACCTGCCCAACGAGGTGGACGTCGAGTACCTCACCATGATGATCCCGCACCACCAGCAGGCCGTGGTGATGACCGATCTGGTCGGCGGCCGGGCGCAGGACGAGCAGGTGCGGGCGATCGCGGACCGGATCGCGGTCTCCCAGGGCGCCGAGATCACCATGATGAGCACCTGGCTTTCCCAGCACGGAAAACCGGTGCCGGGCACCGGGCACGACCACGGCGGCGGCCATGATCATTCGACCATGCCGGGAATGGCCACCCCGGCCCAGCTCGACGCTTTGCGCGCGGCCACCGGCCGCGATTTCGACCGACAGTTCCTGGACCTGATGATCCATCACCACGAGGGCGCGGTGACCATGGCCGAGCGGCAGCTCGCCGGTGGAGTGCAGACCAGGGCCCAGGAAATGGCCCAGGACGTCCTCACCGGACAGCGCGCCGAAATTGAACGCATGCACGCCCTGCGCGCGAAGTTGTAA